Below is a window of Dromaius novaehollandiae isolate bDroNov1 chromosome 23, bDroNov1.hap1, whole genome shotgun sequence DNA.
CCACCGCAAGTACGCGCTGCGCCGCACGGACAAGCCGAAGCTGCTGTGCCGGCGGAGGAGGGCCGGGCGAGGGCGCCGGGCGGACGCGGCCCCCGAGAGCCGCCTGCTACCCCTCGCCCTGCCCGCCGAGGCACCCGCGGGGCCCGAGgagcccggcgccccgccgccggcgcccccgccgccccccaccgCCCTGGAAGCCGACGAGGCACCCAAGGCGCCGGCGGCGGGGAAGAAGAGCAAGTGCCGGGGCGTGCGGAAGATGGTGGTGAAGATGGCCAAGATCCCCGTGTCCCTGGGGCGGAGGAACAAAACCACCTACAAGGTGTCGTCCCTCAGCAGCAACCTGAACCTGGAGGGCAAGGAGCTGGCGGCCAGCAGCTCCATGGAGCCCACGCCGCTGCTCAAGATGAAGAACAACGGGCGCAACGTGGTGGTGGTCTTCCCCCCCGGCGAGATGCCCATCATCCTGAAGCGCAAGCGGGGCCGGCCCCCCAAGAACCTGCTGCTGGGCCAAGCCAAGCCCAAGGAGCCCGCCCCGGAGGTGAAGAAGAGGAGGCGGAGGAAGCAGAAGCTGGCCTCGCCGCAGCCCTCCTACATCGCCGACACCAACGACAGCAAAGCCGACTACTCGGACGTGCTGGCCAAGCTGGCTTTCCTCAACCGGCAGAGCCAGTGCTCGGGGCGCTGCTCGCCGCCGCGCTGCTGGACGCCCAGCGAGCCCGAGTCCATCCACCAGGCGCCCGACACGCAGAGCATCTCCCACTTCCTGCACCGCGTGCAGGGCTTCCGCCGGCGCGGCGGCAAGGCGGGCGGCttcggcggccgcggcgggggccacGCCGCCCGCGCCTCCCGCTGCTCCTTCAGCGACTTCTTCGAGGGCATCGGGAAGAAGAAGAAGGCGCCGGCCGCCGTGCACGCCGACCCCGTGCACCCGCGCAAGCGGGGCCGGCCCGAGCCCGACCCCGTGGGCAAGCCCAAGCGCAAGCGGCGGGCCCGCAAGAACGGGGCGCTCTTCCCCGAGCCCAGCGCCGGGCAGGCCTTCGGCGACGGCGCCGCGGAGTGGCCCGGCGAGAAGGGCAGCCCCTGGGCCGCCCACCACGGccaccccggcggccccgccggccgcaaCGGCGGCTACCAGGGGGCCGAGGCCCGGCCCTTCCACGCGGCGGCGCCGGACTCGGGCTCGTCGGGCCGCGGCGGCTTCttcgcgggcggcggcggcgcggcctcgcAGGCCGAGGTCAGCCAGGAGAGGCACAGCCTCTTCACGGGCTACTTCCGCTCCTTGCTGGACTCGGACGACTCCTCCGACCTGCTGGACTTCGCCCTCTCGGCCTCGCGCGCCGAGGCCCGCAagtcggccgccgccgccgcctacACGGCGCCCGCCGGCGCCCTGGCGGCCCAGCGCGGCCTGGCCGCCTACCCGGCCCGCGGCGGCAAggtggcggcggcccccggcgccgagGCCGCCTTCCACGCGGCCATGCAGGGCCGGCAGGCCttcccgccgggccgggccgccggctaCGGAGCCgcccaggccgccgccgccgagtgCCGCGGCGCCGACGCCTTCCCCAAGCTGGTGCCGCCGGCTGCCGTGTCCCGCTCGCCCACGGCCCACCCCACGGCCAGCGCCACCCCCGGCTACTCCCAGTACGGCAGCTACGGCGCGGGGCAGAGCGTGGCGCCCGCCAGCGTCTTCCCGCCGGGCAAGCAGTACGCGGCCGCCCAGGACTGCCCCAACAGCAAGGACTGCAGCTTCGCCtacggcagcggcagcagcctcCCGTCCTCCCCCAGCAGCGCCCACAGCGCCGGCTACGCGCAGCAGACGGCCGGCCCCAACCTGCCGCTCGGCAAGGCCTCCTTCTTCAACAGCTCCGAGGCGGGCCAGTTCTCCAGCGCCTCGCACACGCCGCTGCGCTGCGACAGCCGCGCCAGCACCGTCTCGCCGGGCGGCTACATGGTGCCCAAAGGCTCGGCCTCCTTCCAGCCCTCGCCCGAGAACTGCCGGCAGTTCCCCAGCGCGTCCCAGTGGGCTTTCCGGCAGGGCTACGGCGGCCTCGACTGGAACGCGGAGGCCTTCAGCCAGCTCTACAACCCGGGCTTCGAGTGCCACCTCAACGAGCCCAACGTCATCCTCGACATCTCCAACTACACGCCCCAGAAAGCCAAGCAGCAGACCGTCTCGGAGACCTTCTCCGAGTCCTCCTCCGACAGCACCCAGTTCAACCAGCCGGCCGGCTACCGGCGCGCCAACAGCGAGGCCTCGTCCAGCGAGGGCCAGTCCAGCCTCTCCAGCCTGGAGAAGCTCATGATGGACTGGAACGAGGCGTCCTCGGCCCCGGGCTACAACTGGAACCAGAGCGTCCTCTTCCAGAGCAACTCCAAGCCCGGACGGGGCCGGCGGAAGAAAGTGGACATGTTCGACACTTCCCACCtgaacttctcctcctcctcctcctcctcctccgtgtACGCCTCCAAGAGGAGCacggggccccggcagccccggggctcccgcggcgccTGCGCCTCCAAGAAGGAGAGGGGGACGGGCAAGGCCAAATTCCCCACCAAGTCCCAGCCGGTGAACGCCCTCTTCCAAGAGAGCACGGACCTGGGCTTAGACTACTACAGCGGGGACAGCAGCATGTCCCCCCTGCCCTCCCAGTCGCGGGGCTTTGGGGTCGGCGAGCGGGACCCCTGCGACTACGCCGGCCCTTACTCCATGAACCCCTCCACCCCTTCCGACGGGACGTTCGTCCAGGGCTTTCAGAGCGACTCTCCCGGCCTGGGGCAGCCGGATTTGGAGAGCAAACACTTCCCCGCCCTCCCGCACCAGCTGGCGGCCCCCGGCCAGCAGACTGTGTTCGAGGCCGGCTTGCAGAAAGCCTTCTCGCCCAACTGCTCCCCGACGCTGGCCTTCAAGGAGGACCTGCGGGCGGGCGACCTCCGCAAGCTGCCGGCCTGCGACTCGCTCAAACACAGCATGCAAGGGGGGGCCCTGGCGCACGCCCCGCACATGGCCTGCCGCGACCTCCCCATGCCTCAGCCGCACTACGACTCCCCCAGCTGCAAAAACCCCCCGTACTGGTACTCCCCCAACGCCAGCACCCGGAGCCCCTCGTACGACGGCAAAGCGGGCGCCGGCATGCTCGTAGACTTCATGGGCAGGACGGACCCCTCGTGTCTCAACCCCCACCTGACCAGCCCGAGCGGCGCCCACCCCTCCAAGGGCGAGAAGGAGCCCCTGGAGATGGCCCGGGCTCACCACCGGGCGCCCTACGCCTGTCCCTTGATCAGTGACTTGAACATGTCCCCCGTGCCGAGAGACTcaatgctgcagctgcaggacaACTACAGGTACCCCAGTTTTGCACCCCAAGGGCACCCCGTCATGGCCCCCACCCAGAAGAGCGGGTTCTTGGGTCCCATGGTAGAGCAACACCCCGAGGACACTTTTACGGTCACCTCATTGTAGTGTCAGCTGACGTGCCAACCGGACAACGAGGTTTTGTTACAGGGTAGGTGCCGgacgggcggcgggcgggggggccggggaggcggcgcggcggcacggGGGGGtctcggcggggccgggggccgcccggcACCCGTCTCACCCCGCGTGTGTTGTGTTTCTCTTGCAGAGGTAATTTAGCCAGCACTTTTTTCTGGAACACTTTTCAAGTTCTGTATTTAACTGGGATTGGAAccgtttgtttgttttctaaaaaaaaaagaaaaaaaaggaaaaaagaaaaaaaggaaaaaagttcaaaaaaaagttcaaaaataaGCGAAacgcaaggaaaaaaataaaagaagagaaatggaagagagagaaaaaccctgttttttccccttcaaactCAAACTCGCTCCGTCTGACAACCACGTGGCTCTGCTTTCCGGACTGCCGCCCCCCCCGCGACCTCCCGCCCCGCAGCAGGACAatcggacggacggacggacggacggcgcccgggctgccgccgcgggaCGAGGGACGAGCCGGCGGGCAGGGCGGCA
It encodes the following:
- the AHDC1 gene encoding transcription factor Gibbin isoform X3; protein product: MRVKPPGPVVTTSVVRGSPDYVREPKYYAPGHPAQRPAACPAEKALSCSVLSFPEGSCPALGREHQAGSLLHGDPADRCQSLHGGTKGEDLLGCAGEPRILGGSAEESAARDRAPKTFPNATLASGRCNVDSIVALLRSKCGNGHINLHPVVQLIDIMKDLNRLSEDLKSSGVHLDCGSLRGGGGGREESRLLPADRDLQYSFFSSPSLANSIRSPEERGVLCKTEPPRHARPRDGEAEGGGGSAQQLPGRGGMVGSKAPAEEAGCSQPDAGDYSDLAEADILNELASLACPGTQLLEPQAMEAQPQLLPAQELDSQSRLLDSQSLESQPQLLDSQSLEPLPESLELQNLEPLGLQSLEPLSESLELQSLEPLSESLELQALEPLAEPLGLQALEPLPGALEPPLLDSRASLLAAEPALLPPPPPLAPGPPLLETPAGAGAGEPPRPPGLQPRLGGCPLGGAAKRGPCGGRGAGRCGEDHRKYALRRTDKPKLLCRRRRAGRGRRADAAPESRLLPLALPAEAPAGPEEPGAPPPAPPPPPTALEADEAPKAPAAGKKSKCRGVRKMVVKMAKIPVSLGRRNKTTYKVSSLSSNLNLEGKELAASSSMEPTPLLKMKNNGRNVVVVFPPGEMPIILKRKRGRPPKNLLLGQAKPKEPAPEVKKRRRRKQKLASPQPSYIADTNDSKADYSDVLAKLAFLNRQSQCSGRCSPPRCWTPSEPESIHQAPDTQSISHFLHRVQGFRRRGGKAGGFGGRGGGHAARASRCSFSDFFEGIGKKKKAPAAVHADPVHPRKRGRPEPDPVGKPKRKRRARKNGALFPEPSAGQAFGDGAAEWPGEKGSPWAAHHGHPGGPAGRNGGYQGAEARPFHAAAPDSGSSGRGGFFAGGGGAASQAEVSQERHSLFTGYFRSLLDSDDSSDLLDFALSASRAEARKSAAAAAYTAPAGALAAQRGLAAYPARGGKVAAAPGAEAAFHAAMQGRQAFPPGRAAGYGAAQAAAAECRGADAFPKLVPPAAVSRSPTAHPTASATPGYSQYGSYGAGQSVAPASVFPPGKQYAAAQDCPNSKDCSFAYGSGSSLPSSPSSAHSAGYAQQTAGPNLPLGKASFFNSSEAGQFSSASHTPLRCDSRASTVSPGGYMVPKGSASFQPSPENCRQFPSASQWAFRQGYGGLDWNAEAFSQLYNPGFECHLNEPNVILDISNYTPQKAKQQTVSETFSESSSDSTQFNQPAGYRRANSEASSSEGQSSLSSLEKLMMDWNEASSAPGYNWNQSVLFQSNSKPGRGRRKKVDMFDTSHLNFSSSSSSSSVYASKRSTGPRQPRGSRGACASKKERGTGKAKFPTKSQPVNALFQESTDLGLDYYSGDSSMSPLPSQSRGFGVGERDPCDYAGPYSMNPSTPSDGTFVQGFQSDSPGLGQPDLESKHFPALPHQLAAPGQQTVFEAGLQKAFSPNCSPTLAFKEDLRAGDLRKLPACDSLKHSMQGGALAHAPHMACRDLPMPQPHYDSPSCKNPPYWYSPNASTRSPSYDGKAGAGMLVDFMGRTDPSCLNPHLTSPSGAHPSKGEKEPLEMARAHHRAPYACPLISDLNMSPVPRDSMLQLQDNYRYPSFAPQGHPVMAPTQKSGFLGPMVEQHPEDTFTVTSL
- the AHDC1 gene encoding transcription factor Gibbin isoform X2 gives rise to the protein MLSLKVASGAEGCATRGGGGGGGGPEAAAADGGGGPPARAGSERLGAQQPADGSSVAGQPVGLENGASPPAERPPRAPGSGPRQPPCDGDGAPRSFRVNLHCKHPRPRELKCNSRSSSKAEGPCVTFPDPHVSNRPAKRHAGEEEVRMRVKPPGPVVTTSVVRGSPDYVREPKYYAPGHPAQRPAACPAEKALSCSVLSFPEGSCPALGREHQAGSLLHGDPADRCQSLHGGTKGEDLLGCAGEPRILGGSAEESAARDRAPKTFPNATLASGRCNVDSIVALLRSKCGNGHINLHPVVQLIDIMKDLNRLSEDLKSSGVHLDCGSLRGGGGGREESRLLPADRDLQYSFFSSPSLANSIRSPEERGVLCKTEPPRHARPRDGEAEGGGGSAQQLPGRGGMVGSKAPAEEAGCSQPDAGDYSDLAEADILNELASLACPGTQLLEPQAMEAQPQLLPAQELDSQSRLLDSQSLESQPQLLDSQSLEPLPESLELQNLEPLGLQSLEPLSESLELQSLEPLSESLELQALEPLAEPLGLQALEPLPGALEPPLLDSRASLLAAEPALLPPPPPLAPGPPLLETPAGAGAGEPPRPPGLQPRLGGCPLGGAAKRGPCGGRGAGRCGEDHRKYALRRTDKPKLLCRRRRAGRGRRADAAPESRLLPLALPAEAPAGPEEPGAPPPAPPPPPTALEADEAPKAPAAGKKSKCRGVRKMVVKMAKIPVSLGRRNKTTYKVSSLSSNLNLEGKELAASSSMEPTPLLKMKNNGRNVVVVFPPGEMPIILKRKRGRPPKNLLLGQAKPKEPAPEVKKRRRRKQKLASPQPSYIADTNDSKADYSDVLAKLAFLNRQSQCSGRCSPPRCWTPSEPESIHQAPDTQSISHFLHRVQGFRRRGGKAGGFGGRGGGHAARASRCSFSDFFEGIGKKKKAPAAVHADPVHPRKRGRPEPDPVGKPKRKRRARKNGALFPEPSAGQAFGDGAAEWPGEKGSPWAAHHGHPGGPAGRNGGYQGAEARPFHAAAPDSGSSGRGGFFAGGGGAASQAEVSQERHSLFTGYFRSLLDSDDSSDLLDFALSASRAEARKSAAAAAYTAPAGALAAQRGLAAYPARGGKVAAAPGAEAAFHAAMQGRQAFPPGRAAGYGAAQAAAAECRGADAFPKLVPPAAVSRSPTAHPTASATPGYSQYGSYGAGQSVAPASVFPPGKQYAAAQDCPNSKDCSFAYGSGSSLPSSPSSAHSAGYAQQTAGPNLPLGKASFFNSSEAGQFSSASHTPLRCDSRASTVSPGGYMVPKGSASFQPSPENCRQFPSASQWAFRQGYGGLDWNAEAFSQLYNPGFECHLNEPNVILDISNYTPQKAKQQTVSETFSESSSDSTQFNQPAGYRRANSEASSSEGQSSLSSLEKLMMDWNEASSAPGYNWNQSVLFQSNSKPGRGRRKKVDMFDTSHLNFSSSSSSSSVYASKRSTGPRQPRGSRGACASKKERGTGKAKFPTKSQPVNALFQESTDLGLDYYSGDSSMSPLPSQSRGFGVGERDPCDYAGPYSMNPSTPSDGTFVQGFQSDSPGLGQPDLESKHFPALPHQLAAPGQQTVFEAGLQKAFSPNCSPTLAFKEDLRAGDLRKLPACDSLKHSMQGGALAHAPHMACRDLPMPQPHYDSPSCKNPPYWYSPNASTRSPSYDGKAGAGMLVDFMGRTDPSCLNPHLTSPSGAHPSKGEKEPLEMARAHHRAPYACPLISDLNMSPVPRDSMLQLQDNYRYPSFAPQGHPVMAPTQKSGFLGPMVEQHPEDTFTVTSL
- the AHDC1 gene encoding transcription factor Gibbin isoform X1 produces the protein MKFEPQSGREVEVGGTALSTWLLLLFSTQLKGECSLIWTRGEEKRAGTGIWQEGAGKQREEPRDGSSVAGQPVGLENGASPPAERPPRAPGSGPRQPPCDGDGAPRSFRVNLHCKHPRPRELKCNSRSSSKAEGPCVTFPDPHVSNRPAKRHAGEEEVRMRVKPPGPVVTTSVVRGSPDYVREPKYYAPGHPAQRPAACPAEKALSCSVLSFPEGSCPALGREHQAGSLLHGDPADRCQSLHGGTKGEDLLGCAGEPRILGGSAEESAARDRAPKTFPNATLASGRCNVDSIVALLRSKCGNGHINLHPVVQLIDIMKDLNRLSEDLKSSGVHLDCGSLRGGGGGREESRLLPADRDLQYSFFSSPSLANSIRSPEERGVLCKTEPPRHARPRDGEAEGGGGSAQQLPGRGGMVGSKAPAEEAGCSQPDAGDYSDLAEADILNELASLACPGTQLLEPQAMEAQPQLLPAQELDSQSRLLDSQSLESQPQLLDSQSLEPLPESLELQNLEPLGLQSLEPLSESLELQSLEPLSESLELQALEPLAEPLGLQALEPLPGALEPPLLDSRASLLAAEPALLPPPPPLAPGPPLLETPAGAGAGEPPRPPGLQPRLGGCPLGGAAKRGPCGGRGAGRCGEDHRKYALRRTDKPKLLCRRRRAGRGRRADAAPESRLLPLALPAEAPAGPEEPGAPPPAPPPPPTALEADEAPKAPAAGKKSKCRGVRKMVVKMAKIPVSLGRRNKTTYKVSSLSSNLNLEGKELAASSSMEPTPLLKMKNNGRNVVVVFPPGEMPIILKRKRGRPPKNLLLGQAKPKEPAPEVKKRRRRKQKLASPQPSYIADTNDSKADYSDVLAKLAFLNRQSQCSGRCSPPRCWTPSEPESIHQAPDTQSISHFLHRVQGFRRRGGKAGGFGGRGGGHAARASRCSFSDFFEGIGKKKKAPAAVHADPVHPRKRGRPEPDPVGKPKRKRRARKNGALFPEPSAGQAFGDGAAEWPGEKGSPWAAHHGHPGGPAGRNGGYQGAEARPFHAAAPDSGSSGRGGFFAGGGGAASQAEVSQERHSLFTGYFRSLLDSDDSSDLLDFALSASRAEARKSAAAAAYTAPAGALAAQRGLAAYPARGGKVAAAPGAEAAFHAAMQGRQAFPPGRAAGYGAAQAAAAECRGADAFPKLVPPAAVSRSPTAHPTASATPGYSQYGSYGAGQSVAPASVFPPGKQYAAAQDCPNSKDCSFAYGSGSSLPSSPSSAHSAGYAQQTAGPNLPLGKASFFNSSEAGQFSSASHTPLRCDSRASTVSPGGYMVPKGSASFQPSPENCRQFPSASQWAFRQGYGGLDWNAEAFSQLYNPGFECHLNEPNVILDISNYTPQKAKQQTVSETFSESSSDSTQFNQPAGYRRANSEASSSEGQSSLSSLEKLMMDWNEASSAPGYNWNQSVLFQSNSKPGRGRRKKVDMFDTSHLNFSSSSSSSSVYASKRSTGPRQPRGSRGACASKKERGTGKAKFPTKSQPVNALFQESTDLGLDYYSGDSSMSPLPSQSRGFGVGERDPCDYAGPYSMNPSTPSDGTFVQGFQSDSPGLGQPDLESKHFPALPHQLAAPGQQTVFEAGLQKAFSPNCSPTLAFKEDLRAGDLRKLPACDSLKHSMQGGALAHAPHMACRDLPMPQPHYDSPSCKNPPYWYSPNASTRSPSYDGKAGAGMLVDFMGRTDPSCLNPHLTSPSGAHPSKGEKEPLEMARAHHRAPYACPLISDLNMSPVPRDSMLQLQDNYRYPSFAPQGHPVMAPTQKSGFLGPMVEQHPEDTFTVTSL